In Meiothermus ruber DSM 1279, the following proteins share a genomic window:
- a CDS encoding AAA family ATPase: MLSILKQHLLANPIGTSFPLPPFCLMVGGVSGVGKSALAGQLAQRLGAHLETTDHLREALRTAYPAEFYPELHAHSYTAWRLLPQNGLKTPKVFQGLQTQARLLEKGVQAVASRVAREGRSLVLEGVHLLPGHPIRAGYPLNVTVLLVVRSPQEHLRRLKQRAQTTRRDAGEALAHFSQVRALQEALERRARLHRIPIIAADEPGAEEAVLALLKHQSQGGRP; encoded by the coding sequence ATGCTCAGCATCCTGAAGCAGCACCTTCTAGCCAACCCCATTGGTACCTCCTTCCCACTCCCACCGTTTTGCCTGATGGTGGGCGGGGTGAGTGGGGTGGGGAAATCCGCGCTGGCCGGACAACTAGCCCAAAGGCTCGGCGCCCACCTCGAGACCACCGACCACCTGCGCGAGGCCCTGCGCACCGCCTACCCGGCGGAGTTCTACCCGGAGCTACACGCGCACTCCTACACTGCCTGGCGGCTGCTACCGCAAAATGGGCTCAAAACCCCGAAGGTCTTCCAGGGGCTACAAACCCAGGCCCGTCTGCTGGAAAAAGGCGTGCAGGCCGTAGCCAGCCGGGTGGCCCGGGAGGGCCGCTCGCTCGTGCTCGAGGGTGTTCACCTGCTGCCCGGCCACCCCATCCGGGCCGGATACCCCCTCAACGTTACGGTTTTGTTGGTGGTGCGCTCACCCCAGGAGCACCTGCGCCGCCTGAAGCAGCGCGCACAGACGACCCGGCGCGATGCCGGCGAGGCGCTGGCTCACTTCAGCCAGGTAAGGGCTTTGCAGGAGGCCCTCGAGCGCCGGGCACGCCTCCACCGCATCCCCATCATCGCCGCCGATGAACCAGGTGCCGAGGAGGCCGTGCTGGCCCTGCTCAAACACCAGAGCCAGGGAGGGCGCCCATGA
- a CDS encoding diguanylate cyclase domain-containing protein — protein sequence MISPQFDPLTGALSRAALFPTLEATLHAAQLTGEETALLVLDLDHFKSINDAFGHPRGDAILRELVERIQGAIRTGDLLFRYGGDEFVLLLPGTEHTQAALLAERLLSVVQSRPFAGDPPLSLTLSIGLATSPAGADSPETLFARADQNLLAAKRQGRARLAEAQGAEEAPSTRWLEREAVQLGLQHFLRTLPKHHRGLLRSLGPSGAGHTRFLEEVQRQAQLLGYRTFWLTGRRAYATHPYGALLDGAGLELTEAVIQRGSAALRALEGAVLWLVDRPAELDAASRKVIAELLADPQGPVMGVAVVESGIEWPVPPLVEELPLPALSLESARILLRSRLRWEGPEAFVQWLWQASGGWPGPLLARLEQAERSGVLRMGSKGYSLSPDFARRLEEAEPLPLPAPALPTPKHSLIGRDRELLELKQLLGERRLVTLVAPGGMGKTHLAMQAALEVAHLYRDGAYFVALAGLDRAQDLPSRLVQEFGLKATGDPQESLVQHFTGRQVLWVLDNFEHLLEAGEFLRALLQALPGLTLLVTSRERLGLSEEWVLPLEGLALEGEGGHSAALRLLLQAIRRVNPGLHLSQSELEAARRICRVVEGLPLGLELAAAWAKVLSLGEIAQEIETNLGFLASPEGDEARPERHRSLQAVFESSWKLLHPEEQHILARLSVFRGGFDREGAAPVAGASVSGLLGLVNLSLVQRDPHHEGRYLMHELLRQFALERLSPEALEHSLAAHAEYFWGLAQRAEPALQGPEQSRWVRRMKLEFDNLRLAFSTLRNLGRATQGQQMATWLSHFYAWHGFYRETAHWHQVFLEMPGPVPPAVQARTQQSLALQLKNLGLWAQSMALLEQSLQTSRALHDPWLLAEALHMKGLLLRESGEFAQALAAFEEALALRQEIGDRYGESTTLNDIGIVHGLQGQDRAARAYFLRSLEVKRQIGDEKGVAYALGNLAVVSESSEEALRWLYESLAIKRRLGDQQGIANAYTNIAGRLLQGGRPLEAWPLLMESLFLFRQMGQVASLALALASCAQALLALQQPALALQIAASVQRWDQQAPTKLPPQTRRNLEAYIQQAREALGTDEQIPASSLEQAYQLAMDVQLA from the coding sequence ATGATCTCGCCGCAGTTCGACCCTTTGACCGGGGCGCTGAGCCGGGCCGCGCTGTTCCCCACCCTCGAGGCCACCCTCCACGCAGCCCAGCTGACCGGCGAGGAGACCGCCCTGCTGGTGCTGGATCTCGACCACTTCAAGAGTATCAACGACGCCTTCGGCCACCCGCGCGGCGACGCCATCCTGCGGGAGCTGGTTGAGCGCATCCAGGGCGCAATCCGTACGGGCGACCTCCTTTTTCGCTACGGTGGCGACGAGTTCGTGCTGCTGCTGCCCGGCACCGAACACACCCAGGCCGCTCTGCTGGCCGAGCGGCTTCTGAGCGTGGTTCAGTCACGGCCTTTCGCGGGCGACCCACCCCTTTCCCTAACCCTGAGCATTGGGCTGGCGACCAGCCCGGCTGGAGCCGACAGCCCCGAGACGCTTTTTGCGCGGGCCGACCAGAACCTGCTGGCTGCCAAGCGGCAGGGGCGCGCCCGGCTGGCCGAGGCCCAGGGCGCGGAGGAGGCCCCCTCCACCCGCTGGCTCGAGCGCGAGGCCGTGCAGCTCGGTTTACAACACTTCCTGCGCACCCTACCCAAACACCACCGCGGTTTGTTGCGATCGCTGGGCCCCAGCGGGGCCGGGCATACCCGCTTCCTCGAGGAAGTCCAGCGCCAGGCCCAGCTGCTGGGCTACCGCACCTTCTGGCTCACGGGCCGGCGGGCCTACGCCACCCACCCTTACGGCGCGCTGCTGGATGGAGCAGGCCTCGAGCTCACCGAGGCGGTGATCCAGCGGGGCAGCGCGGCCCTGCGGGCGCTGGAGGGGGCGGTGCTGTGGCTGGTAGATCGGCCAGCGGAGCTTGACGCGGCCAGCCGCAAGGTGATCGCCGAGCTGCTGGCCGACCCGCAGGGGCCGGTGATGGGTGTGGCTGTGGTTGAGAGCGGGATCGAGTGGCCGGTGCCCCCGCTGGTCGAGGAGCTACCGCTACCGGCCCTCTCGCTCGAGTCGGCCCGCATCCTGTTACGCAGCCGCCTGCGCTGGGAGGGCCCCGAGGCCTTCGTGCAGTGGCTCTGGCAGGCTTCGGGCGGCTGGCCCGGGCCCTTGCTGGCGCGGCTGGAGCAGGCTGAGCGCAGCGGGGTCTTGCGCATGGGCAGCAAAGGCTACAGCCTCAGCCCCGACTTTGCCCGAAGGCTCGAGGAGGCCGAGCCGCTGCCCTTGCCCGCACCGGCCCTGCCCACCCCCAAGCACAGCCTGATCGGACGCGACCGTGAGTTGCTGGAGCTCAAGCAACTGCTGGGCGAGCGCCGCCTGGTCACGCTGGTGGCCCCGGGGGGCATGGGCAAGACCCACCTGGCCATGCAGGCCGCGCTCGAGGTGGCCCACCTCTACCGCGACGGCGCCTACTTCGTGGCCCTGGCCGGCCTGGATCGGGCCCAGGACTTGCCGAGCCGGCTGGTGCAGGAGTTCGGACTCAAGGCCACGGGCGACCCCCAGGAAAGCCTGGTACAGCACTTCACAGGCCGCCAGGTGCTGTGGGTGCTGGACAACTTCGAGCACCTGCTCGAGGCGGGCGAGTTCCTGCGCGCCCTCTTACAGGCCCTGCCCGGCCTTACCCTGCTGGTGACCTCGCGCGAGCGCCTGGGGCTTTCAGAAGAATGGGTCTTGCCGCTGGAGGGGCTGGCGCTGGAGGGGGAAGGGGGTCATTCGGCAGCCCTGCGGCTGCTGCTACAGGCCATCCGACGGGTCAACCCCGGCCTGCACCTGAGCCAAAGCGAGCTCGAGGCCGCGCGTCGGATCTGCCGGGTGGTGGAGGGCCTGCCGCTGGGGCTGGAGCTGGCCGCGGCCTGGGCCAAGGTGCTTAGCCTGGGCGAGATCGCCCAGGAGATCGAGACGAACCTGGGCTTCCTGGCCTCGCCCGAGGGCGACGAGGCCCGTCCCGAGCGCCACCGCTCGCTGCAAGCGGTGTTCGAGTCGTCGTGGAAGCTACTGCACCCCGAGGAACAGCACATCCTAGCCCGGCTCTCGGTCTTCCGCGGCGGCTTCGACCGCGAGGGGGCGGCGCCGGTGGCCGGGGCTTCGGTCTCGGGCCTGCTGGGGCTGGTCAACCTCTCGCTCGTGCAGCGCGACCCCCACCACGAGGGGCGCTACCTGATGCACGAGCTGCTGCGGCAATTCGCTCTCGAGAGGCTGTCTCCAGAAGCGCTCGAGCACAGCCTGGCCGCACACGCCGAGTACTTCTGGGGCCTGGCCCAGCGGGCCGAGCCCGCCCTGCAGGGCCCTGAGCAGAGCCGCTGGGTGCGGCGCATGAAGCTCGAGTTCGATAACCTGCGGCTGGCTTTTTCCACCCTGCGCAACCTGGGCCGGGCTACCCAGGGCCAACAGATGGCTACTTGGCTCAGCCATTTCTACGCCTGGCACGGCTTCTACCGCGAAACCGCCCACTGGCACCAGGTTTTTCTGGAGATGCCTGGGCCGGTTCCCCCGGCGGTACAGGCCCGAACCCAGCAGTCGCTGGCCTTGCAGCTCAAGAACCTGGGGCTTTGGGCCCAGAGCATGGCCCTGCTGGAGCAAAGCCTCCAGACCAGCCGGGCCCTGCACGACCCCTGGCTGCTGGCCGAGGCCCTGCACATGAAAGGGCTGCTGCTGCGCGAATCGGGCGAGTTCGCGCAGGCGCTGGCAGCCTTCGAGGAAGCCCTGGCCCTCAGGCAGGAAATTGGCGACCGCTATGGCGAGTCCACCACCCTTAACGACATCGGTATCGTCCACGGGCTGCAAGGACAGGACCGCGCAGCCAGGGCCTACTTTCTGCGTAGCCTCGAGGTCAAGCGGCAAATCGGCGATGAAAAAGGCGTCGCCTACGCCCTGGGCAACCTGGCGGTGGTCAGTGAAAGCTCTGAGGAAGCCCTGCGCTGGCTGTACGAAAGCCTCGCAATCAAGCGGCGGCTCGGGGATCAGCAGGGCATCGCCAACGCCTACACCAACATCGCCGGCCGCTTGCTGCAAGGCGGGCGCCCCCTTGAGGCCTGGCCGCTGCTGATGGAAAGCCTTTTTCTCTTCCGGCAGATGGGCCAGGTGGCCTCGCTGGCCCTGGCGCTCGCAAGCTGCGCGCAGGCCCTGCTGGCCCTGCAGCAGCCGGCCCTGGCCCTGCAAATTGCAGCCTCGGTGCAGCGCTGGGATCAGCAGGCCCCAACCAAGCTACCCCCACAAACCCGGCGGAACCTCGAGGCGTACATCCAGCAGGCCCGGGAGGCCCTGGGCACCGACGAGCAGATCCCGGCCTCGAGCCTCGAGCAGGCCTACCAGCTCGCAATGGATGTCCAGCTTGCCTGA
- a CDS encoding ABC transporter permease gives MRRVFPSPEVLRPRAPFSRWDLVVIPGVLVLLLLLTLALRGATAPYGPNTPDLTVSLNPAHLPYYGLRTLLRMLAALLLSLAFTLVYATIAAKVPRTERVLIPLLDFLQSLPILGFLTATTAIFLGLFRGNLFGLEAASIFAIFTSQVWNMTFSFYASLRTVPRELQEAAAMLRLSPWQRFWKLEVPFGLPNLVWNAMMSVSGGWFFVVASEVISVVGRDQDQYLPGVGAYIALAIQQADAQAMLWAGLTLFLLVLLYDQLLFRPVVAWAEKFKFEQSESSDTAQSWVLTLLQRARFSQRIARLPQPLWEWLWLKSARGHRPGVALEPPPKPRLRSHLADLGFNLLIALGSLALVGGLLGYLLGPGLGFGNGQMLRPNPNLNTQLSPEIAQRFAALGIAPGADGSVWLSQLCAASRDGQALSSGLKALLETPGVWAPANLAAACQAPLAPAGKVAWPEVLEVFKLGFFTALRVTFFVLLVTLIWLPIGVYVGLRPRLTQWVQPLAQFGAAFPANLLFPLFVVAIAHFRLNPEIWVSPLMVLGGQWYILFNAIAGSAAIPNDLKEAARLYGLRGWNRWRRLILPAIFPAFVTGGITATGGSWNASIVAEVVQWGDTTLVATGLGAYIARWSTGEFNPHVGLGMLVMGLWVLAYNRLIWQRLYQLAEERYRLD, from the coding sequence ATGAGGCGGGTCTTCCCCTCCCCCGAGGTCTTGCGGCCCCGCGCACCCTTCTCGCGCTGGGATCTGGTGGTGATTCCGGGGGTCTTGGTGCTCCTGCTCCTGCTCACCCTGGCCCTGCGGGGGGCCACCGCCCCCTATGGCCCCAACACCCCCGACCTCACGGTGAGCCTGAACCCGGCCCACCTGCCCTACTACGGCCTGCGCACCCTGCTGCGGATGCTGGCCGCCCTCCTGCTCTCGCTGGCCTTTACCCTGGTCTACGCCACCATCGCCGCCAAGGTGCCGCGCACCGAGCGGGTGCTCATCCCCCTTCTGGACTTTTTGCAGTCGCTGCCCATCCTGGGCTTCCTTACCGCCACCACCGCCATCTTTTTGGGGCTGTTCCGGGGGAACCTGTTCGGCCTCGAGGCCGCCAGCATCTTCGCCATCTTTACTTCCCAGGTCTGGAACATGACCTTCAGCTTTTATGCCTCGCTGCGCACGGTGCCCAGGGAGCTGCAGGAGGCCGCGGCCATGCTCCGGCTCTCCCCCTGGCAGCGCTTCTGGAAGCTGGAGGTGCCCTTCGGCCTGCCCAACCTGGTCTGGAACGCCATGATGTCGGTCTCGGGGGGCTGGTTTTTCGTGGTGGCCTCGGAGGTGATCAGCGTGGTGGGGCGCGACCAGGATCAGTACCTGCCAGGGGTGGGGGCCTACATCGCCCTGGCCATCCAGCAGGCCGACGCCCAGGCCATGCTCTGGGCCGGGCTCACGCTGTTCTTGTTGGTGCTGCTCTACGACCAGCTCCTCTTCCGCCCGGTGGTGGCCTGGGCCGAGAAGTTCAAGTTCGAGCAGTCCGAGTCCAGCGACACCGCCCAGTCCTGGGTGCTGACCCTCCTGCAGCGGGCCCGCTTCTCCCAGCGCATCGCCCGGCTGCCCCAACCCCTCTGGGAGTGGCTGTGGCTCAAAAGCGCCCGCGGCCACCGGCCTGGGGTGGCCCTCGAGCCGCCCCCAAAGCCACGGTTGCGTTCCCACCTGGCCGACCTGGGGTTCAACCTGCTCATTGCCCTGGGCTCGCTGGCGCTGGTGGGCGGGCTCCTGGGCTACCTGCTGGGCCCCGGCCTGGGCTTTGGGAATGGGCAGATGCTACGGCCCAACCCCAACCTCAACACCCAGCTATCGCCCGAGATCGCCCAGCGCTTCGCGGCCCTGGGCATCGCCCCCGGCGCCGACGGGAGCGTCTGGCTCTCCCAGTTGTGCGCGGCCAGCAGGGACGGACAGGCGCTGAGCAGCGGCCTCAAGGCCCTTCTGGAGACGCCAGGGGTCTGGGCCCCGGCCAACCTGGCGGCGGCCTGCCAGGCCCCGCTGGCCCCGGCGGGCAAGGTGGCCTGGCCGGAGGTGCTCGAGGTGTTCAAGCTGGGCTTCTTCACCGCCCTGCGGGTGACCTTCTTCGTGCTGCTGGTCACGCTGATCTGGCTGCCCATCGGGGTCTACGTGGGCCTGCGGCCCCGCCTCACCCAGTGGGTGCAGCCCCTGGCCCAGTTTGGCGCGGCCTTCCCGGCCAACCTGCTCTTCCCCCTCTTTGTGGTGGCCATCGCGCACTTCCGGCTCAACCCTGAGATCTGGGTCTCACCCCTGATGGTGCTGGGGGGGCAGTGGTACATCCTGTTCAACGCCATCGCGGGCAGCGCGGCCATCCCCAACGACCTCAAAGAGGCCGCCCGCCTCTATGGCCTGCGGGGGTGGAACCGCTGGCGGCGGCTGATCCTGCCGGCCATTTTCCCCGCTTTCGTAACCGGGGGCATCACCGCGACCGGGGGTAGCTGGAACGCCAGCATCGTGGCCGAGGTGGTGCAGTGGGGCGATACCACCCTGGTCGCCACCGGCCTGGGGGCCTACATCGCCCGCTGGAGCACCGGCGAGTTCAACCCCCACGTGGGGCTAGGGATGCTGGTGATGGGCCTGTGGGTGCTGGCCTACAACCGGCTGATCTGGCAGCGGCTCTACCAGTTGGCCGAGGAACGCTACCGGCTGGACTAA
- the tatA gene encoding twin-arginine translocase TatA/TatE family subunit, with the protein MNLGFPEMAVILLVALLLFGPRKLPELARGLGEAIREFKKGASAIHEEAKPLDLGAQQNPR; encoded by the coding sequence GTGAACCTCGGATTTCCCGAGATGGCTGTTATCCTGCTGGTGGCCCTGCTGCTCTTCGGCCCGCGCAAACTACCTGAGCTGGCCCGGGGCTTGGGGGAAGCGATTAGAGAGTTCAAGAAAGGAGCCAGCGCCATTCACGAGGAAGCAAAGCCGCTTGACCTGGGCGCACAGCAAAATCCCCGATAG
- a CDS encoding ComEA family DNA-binding protein: MRLKKSLGLLLAALTVVGGSLMAFASSGSATAASKTTVAAKIAPVHINTATLAQLETLPGIGPKLAQEIIKHRPYKNAHDLQSKVKGISPSLWKKIAPHVLFN, encoded by the coding sequence ATGCGTCTGAAAAAGTCTCTGGGTTTGCTTTTGGCTGCACTAACCGTGGTGGGCGGCTCGCTGATGGCCTTCGCTTCCTCGGGAAGCGCAACGGCGGCTAGCAAGACCACGGTGGCCGCAAAGATCGCCCCTGTGCACATCAACACCGCCACCCTGGCGCAGCTCGAGACCCTGCCCGGCATCGGGCCCAAGCTGGCCCAGGAGATCATCAAGCACCGGCCCTACAAGAATGCCCACGACCTTCAGAGCAAGGTCAAGGGCATCAGTCCCTCACTCTGGAAGAAGATCGCTCCCCACGTGCTGTTCAACTAA
- a CDS encoding PIG-L deacetylase family protein: MRRWIRKRYVLLTVLLVAAVVINAPSMVARGYGFYYRLTVNRLPQMTLAGERLLVLSPHPDDESLCCAGAIQQVLKRGGEVWVLWFTSGDGFEWDAALLQDTLRPQGRASLELGQRRMGEARLAARRLGVPPDHLIFLGYPDRGLRALLERHPQGTPYRSRLTLVSHVPYADALSPGAPYTGESLRRDFRRVLERVQPTLVLAPSPRDAHADHRAVGLLAQQEVAAGRLRFWIVHGGLEWPLPKGLHPQLPLEPAPRGKGLPWQRLPLSPEERTAKLEALQAHASQMRLLARFMQAFVRQNELFSPRGE, from the coding sequence GTGCGCCGGTGGATCAGAAAGCGGTATGTGCTGTTGACAGTTTTGCTGGTGGCAGCGGTGGTGATCAATGCGCCGTCCATGGTGGCCCGGGGCTATGGTTTTTATTATCGCCTTACCGTGAACCGCCTGCCCCAGATGACCCTGGCGGGGGAGCGGCTGCTGGTGCTTTCGCCCCACCCCGACGACGAGAGCCTGTGCTGTGCGGGGGCCATCCAGCAGGTGCTGAAGCGCGGGGGGGAGGTCTGGGTGCTGTGGTTTACCAGCGGGGACGGCTTCGAGTGGGACGCCGCGCTGCTGCAGGATACCCTCAGGCCGCAAGGCCGGGCCTCCCTCGAGCTGGGGCAGCGTCGCATGGGCGAGGCCCGCCTGGCTGCCCGCCGTCTGGGGGTGCCCCCGGATCACCTGATCTTTCTGGGCTACCCCGACCGGGGCCTGCGGGCTCTGCTCGAGCGCCATCCCCAGGGCACGCCCTATCGCTCCCGCCTGACCCTGGTTAGCCATGTGCCCTACGCCGATGCGCTCTCGCCCGGCGCCCCCTACACCGGCGAGTCGCTGCGGCGCGACTTCCGACGGGTGCTCGAGCGGGTGCAGCCCACTCTGGTGCTGGCCCCTTCCCCCAGGGATGCCCACGCCGATCACCGCGCTGTGGGTCTGCTGGCCCAGCAGGAGGTCGCTGCCGGGCGGCTGCGCTTCTGGATTGTGCACGGCGGGCTGGAATGGCCCCTGCCCAAGGGCTTGCACCCGCAGTTGCCCCTCGAGCCCGCCCCGCGGGGCAAGGGCCTGCCCTGGCAGCGCCTGCCCCTGAGCCCCGAGGAGCGTACGGCTAAGCTCGAGGCGCTGCAGGCCCACGCCAGCCAGATGCGGCTGCTGGCCCGCTTTATGCAGGCTTTTGTGCGCCAAAACGAGCTCTTTAGCCCTCGAGGTGAGTAG
- a CDS encoding GNAT family N-acetyltransferase — MDKIREVRMEDLEALGHIAYATGFFGESARRFFPDATLFTDLWVRPYLGPAGLGSFIAFAEEAPVGYILGARLSAYRRHLLHALPWLCRRALRGDYPQLWPSLAYLGRLLRYALPHAPTAAYPVQLHINLLPEGRGRGLGQALLHAHLEALRQQGLPGVQLSTTRENAAALRLYERMGFCIWREARSPLWRPWLGRDAVHLVMVKELA; from the coding sequence ATGGATAAAATCCGTGAAGTCCGCATGGAAGACCTCGAGGCCCTCGGCCATATCGCCTACGCAACAGGCTTTTTCGGCGAGAGCGCCCGACGCTTCTTCCCCGATGCCACCCTCTTCACCGACCTCTGGGTGCGGCCCTACCTGGGCCCGGCGGGCCTGGGGAGCTTTATAGCCTTTGCCGAGGAGGCACCGGTGGGCTATATCCTGGGTGCCCGCCTCAGCGCCTACCGCCGTCACTTGCTGCACGCCCTGCCCTGGCTTTGCAGGCGGGCGCTGCGGGGCGATTATCCGCAGTTGTGGCCTTCGCTGGCCTACCTGGGGCGCCTGCTCCGCTATGCCCTACCCCACGCCCCCACCGCTGCCTATCCCGTTCAGTTGCACATCAACCTGCTGCCCGAGGGGCGGGGCCGGGGGCTGGGCCAGGCGCTTTTGCACGCCCACCTCGAGGCCCTGCGCCAGCAGGGCCTGCCCGGGGTGCAGCTTTCCACCACGCGCGAGAATGCGGCGGCGCTGCGGCTCTACGAGCGCATGGGCTTTTGCATCTGGCGCGAGGCCCGCAGCCCCCTGTGGCGCCCCTGGCTGGGGCGCGACGCGGTGCATCTGGTAATGGTCAAGGAGCTGGCATGA
- a CDS encoding DUF421 domain-containing protein, which yields MNEALIQTLGDGVTLLFTALRVAVVYVGLLLLLRLAGKRTLGQMTPFDLLTLLLLSNAVQNAMIGPDNSLTGGLLAAAILLLLNRAVASSPLRQHLEGRPTLLIQNGQILHEALRREGIKLEELEAALREHGVSRTEQVASAVLEIDGTISVVPSQEPTVHKVRHIKSSRNR from the coding sequence ATGAACGAAGCACTGATACAAACCCTGGGCGACGGCGTGACGCTGCTGTTCACCGCCTTGCGGGTGGCGGTGGTCTATGTGGGGTTGCTGCTGCTGTTGCGGCTGGCCGGCAAGCGCACCCTGGGCCAGATGACCCCCTTCGACCTGCTCACCCTGCTGCTGCTGTCCAACGCGGTACAGAACGCCATGATCGGCCCCGACAACAGCCTCACCGGCGGCTTGCTGGCCGCGGCCATCCTGCTCCTGCTCAACCGCGCGGTGGCCAGCAGCCCCCTGCGCCAGCACCTCGAGGGCCGCCCCACCCTGCTTATCCAGAACGGCCAGATCCTCCACGAGGCCCTGCGGCGCGAGGGGATCAAGCTCGAGGAGCTCGAGGCGGCTTTGCGCGAGCACGGGGTCAGCCGAACCGAGCAGGTGGCCTCGGCCGTGCTGGAGATCGACGGCACCATCTCGGTGGTGCCCTCCCAGGAGCCCACCGTACACAAGGTGCGCCACATCAAGTCGAGCCGCAACCGCTAA
- a CDS encoding tetratricopeptide repeat protein, which yields MWRQVLPVLLLLSLALPAHARPPEDAYAYGSTAFSHLVEESYRLTGAKGLEPFYPWFEAAYARYAGEGLRQSLEARRRTYSRLRPSQKAAFERQSAIWAYRTVKALIPHFSLERGYEFAYAVRNGERQCLLQSVLIAGMLQRIGLRAGAVMVWKNLHGQVSNLGHVSTLLRLSDGHDLLVDASEPEPFPEHQGLFTWDAAVGDYRFLEPRFAPDHEIQAYRLVGNGHEAPVGEIAPLGLRYLQSQFYYYRGERAPNGFIGPSTPQGLAASAGFLQQAVRLEPGNPLAVYVLGLVYRKQGQLEAARQQIRAGYQLYARYGFIPDGPKAAYTWAGE from the coding sequence ATGTGGCGCCAAGTTTTGCCAGTCCTGCTACTCCTCAGCCTTGCACTCCCAGCCCATGCCCGTCCGCCTGAGGACGCCTACGCCTATGGCTCCACGGCTTTCAGCCATCTGGTGGAGGAGTCCTACCGGCTGACCGGGGCTAAAGGGCTGGAACCTTTTTATCCTTGGTTCGAGGCAGCCTACGCGCGTTACGCGGGGGAGGGTCTGCGGCAGAGCCTCGAGGCCCGCCGACGAACCTACAGCCGGCTACGGCCCTCCCAGAAAGCCGCCTTCGAGCGACAGAGCGCGATCTGGGCCTACCGCACGGTCAAAGCCCTGATCCCCCATTTCAGCCTCGAGCGCGGTTACGAGTTCGCCTACGCGGTGCGCAACGGGGAGCGGCAGTGCCTGTTGCAGTCGGTGCTCATCGCCGGGATGCTCCAGCGCATCGGGCTGAGGGCAGGCGCGGTGATGGTCTGGAAGAACCTGCACGGGCAGGTTAGCAACCTCGGACACGTGAGCACTTTGCTGCGCCTTTCCGACGGCCACGACCTGTTGGTCGACGCCTCGGAGCCCGAGCCCTTCCCCGAGCACCAGGGCCTCTTCACCTGGGACGCCGCTGTGGGCGATTACCGCTTCCTCGAGCCCCGCTTTGCGCCCGACCACGAAATTCAGGCCTATCGCCTGGTCGGCAACGGGCACGAAGCCCCGGTGGGCGAGATCGCGCCGCTCGGCCTGCGCTACCTGCAATCGCAGTTCTACTACTACCGGGGCGAACGTGCGCCCAACGGCTTCATCGGCCCTTCTACGCCTCAAGGCCTGGCGGCCTCGGCCGGCTTTTTGCAGCAGGCGGTGCGCTTAGAGCCGGGCAACCCCCTGGCGGTGTACGTGCTGGGGCTGGTCTACCGCAAGCAGGGGCAGCTCGAGGCCGCCCGCCAGCAAATCCGCGCCGGTTACCAGCTTTATGCGCGCTATGGCTTCATCCCCGATGGCCCCAAGGCCGCCTATACCTGGGCCGGTGAGTAA